The DNA segment ACGTGCTGCCGAATCTGCGCGATGTGCTGCTGATCGAGGGCGCCTACGCGCTCGCCGCGACGCTGCTGCTGCTGGCCGAGCTGGCCTTTCTGAACATCGTGCTTGGCGGCGGCGAGCCCGCGCTGATCGGCGACCGCATGCTCGCCAGCGATCCGATCTTCGCCGAGTGGGGCAGCATGCTGGCGCGTGGCCTGCGGCAGCGGGCCTATCTATGGCTATTCTTGGAGCCGCTGGTCGCCTTTACGCTGGCGATCCTGGGCTTTAATCTGCTGGCCGAGGGCCTGCGCCGCCGCAGGTGAGATCGAGCGCTCGCGCTTGCGATCTGCGCGCTTGATCTTCCAGGCGCGATCTACTACTATACCCGGCACGCTCTGCGCATACGGCACGTCTCACGCCGATGATCATGGAAAGACCACGGCGTTAGCGCTGAGCAGGTTGCCATCTGTTTCTGCTGCCGAATGCAGCATCAACGCGCGTTTTCGGAGAATCGTTCGTGCGATGCTGCGTCAGAGCGGGGAAGGTTTGGGGATTCTCCAAACCCCCGATCTAATGGCGAAAGAAGGAGCAACGCCGTGCCACCTCATAGCCCTGATCATCCGTCCGACCCTCCCCTGAATCGATTTGATTTTGTGCCTTTTGTCGCGTTCTGGCGCGAGCATATGGATGCGTTTACCGACGGCTTATACCACGACGTGATTCGGCTGCTTCCGACGTACGCCCGTCTGCCGCGCGAAGATCTGATCGCGTCGATCCACAGCAAGGCCCGGCTCTGGCAAGAGCTGATGGAGACAGGCGATATCGGCCCCACGCTGGAGCGCACACGGTCGGTGGGCCAGGTGCGTGTGACGGATCACGCGCCGCTGATCGAGCTGGTCGCCACCAGCGATCTGTTTCGGGATCATATCTGGAAGCTGGCTCGTCAGTTGTATCCGCCGGAAGCATGGCCGGTGGACGCGATGGAGCAGGTGCAGCAGTGGAACCGCCTCGATCGCAATGAGGTCATCGCAACCTATAGCCGGGTGCTTCAGGACGCCTGGGCGAAGCTCGGCGAGCGCGAGCGCGAGCTGGAGCAGCAGCGCAAGGTCATTCAGGAGCTATCCACGCCGATCGTGTCGATCTACGAAGGCATCGTCTTGCTGCCGCTGGTGGGCCACATCGACGACCGGCGCGCGCAGGAGATCATTGATTCGGCCATGACGCGCATCGTCGAGCGTCAGGCGGAGATCCTGATCCTCGACATTACCGGCGTTCCGAAGATCGATGCCGCCGTAGCACACGAGCTGCTCAAGCTGGCGCATGCGGTGAAGCTCATCGGCGCGCAGACGATCCTGGTTGGCATAAGCGCGAGCATCGCCCAGACGGTGATGCAGCTTGGCCTCGATCTTCACCAGTTGAACATGCGCGCCGATCTCGCCGACGGCATCCGCCATGCGCTGGCGTGTCGCGGCTATGCGATCCATGCGGTCGCTTAGATCGCGGAGCGCCGACCGTTTCGGCGTGCCCCAGGAGATGCACGTCGAGATCGCGATCTCGTTTGGCTATCCTGGGGAGCAGCCCGCGCCGACTGTTCGGCCAGGCGGGCGTAGAGCGCTGGATGAGATCGTTCACAGGGAGCGGTGGTAAGTCGATCGGTCTGGTCAAATCTGCGTTGGACGGCCCTGATCCGCCGCTGCGCAGGTGCGCCAGCTTATGGCATAATTGTGCTACAGATTGTACCTCTAAAGGAGTCTCGATGACAGGCGCTTCACGTATGCTTCAACTGCTGAACGAGCCGCAGCAGCGGGCCGTTCAGACGCTCGGCGGCCCGGTGCTGGTGCTGGCCGGTCCCGGCTCAGGCAAAACGCGCGTGCTGACTCATCGCATCGCGTATCTGATCGCCGAGGTCGGCGTCGATCCGCACGCGATCCTGGCGGTGACGTTTACCAACAAAGCGGCCAAGGAGATGAAAGAGCGCCTGAGCGGGCTGATCGGCGAGGAGCTATCGAAGCGGCTGACCGTCGGAACATTCCACTCGGTCTGTATTCGCCTGCTGCGCCAGGACATCGAAAAGCTCGGCTGGAGCCAGGTTTTTGTCGAATTTCCGCCAAACGACGCCACCACGCACGATGCGCTGGCGCGGCTGGGCGCGCTGGCGAGCGTGCTGATCTACGATGCGCGTGCGGCGGACGGCGATCCGGCGGCGCGGCTGCGGCGGGCGATCGTCTACCGCGACAGCGAGACAGTCGAGCAGTTGCTCGCGGGGCTGGCCCGTCAGGGGCAGGTGACGGTGCGGAGTGACATCCGGCAGCAGTTGCCGCCCGGCGTGCGCGACGAGGCGATCCGGCGCGGTATCATCACCTACCGGCGCGACTTCACGGTCTACGACGACGACGATCAGATGCGGCTGACGCGGCAGGTGCTCAAAGAGCTGAACCTGGACGAGAAGCAGTACGCGCCCCGCGCGGTCCACTCGGCCATCTCGCGGGCAAAAAATGAGCTGGTCGGGCCGGTGGAGTTTGCGAGCTTCGGGCGTAGCTACTGGGATGAGATCGTCGCGCGCTGCTACGAGGCGTATCAGAAGCGGCTACAAGCCAGCAACGCGCTCGACTTCGACGATCTGCTCGGCCTGACGGTGCGCCTCTTCGACAGCAAGCCCGCGATTCTGGAGACGTATCAAAAGCGCTTCGTTCACGTGCTGATCGACGAGTACCAGGATGTTAACACGGTGCAGTATGCGTTCGCCAAGCAGATCTCCGGCCACTACCGCAATCTCTTCGCGGTCGGCGACGAGGACCAGAGCGTGTATGCGTTTCGCGGCGCGAACATGCGCTATGTGCTTCAGTTCGAGGACGATTTTCCCGACGCCAAGGTGATCCTGCTGGAGCAAAACTATCGCTCCACCCAGGCGATCCTCGATGTGGCCGCGTCGCTGATCAACGCCAGCGACCGGCGCAAGCGGGCGAAGCGCCTGTGGACGCAGAACGATAAGGGCGTGGAGGTGATGCTGCGCGAGGCGTACAACGAGGACGAGGAAGCGCGGCTGGTCTGCGATGAGATCGAGCGGCTGCGGGCCAGGGGCGAGGCTGAGCTGAAAGACTGTGCCGTGCTGTATCGCACCAATGCTCAGTCGCGCGCGCTGGAAGAGGCGTTTTTGACGCGCGGCCTGCGCTACCGGCTGGTCGGCGGCGTGCGCTTCTACGAGCGCAAAGAGATCAAGGATGCGCTGGCCTATCTGCGGCTGATCGCCAATCCCTTCGATAGCGTCAGCCTTGAGCGGATCATCGAGTCCACGCCCGGCATCGGGCGGCAGACGATCGCGGCGCTGGCGGCCTGGGCTGGCGATCTGGGCGTGCCGAGCTATACCGCGCTTCAGTTGCTCGACGAAGAGAGCGAGGGCACGAAGCCGCCTTTCAGCGGTCGGGCGCGCAGCGGCCTGCTCAGCTTCCTGCATCTGACCGACGAGCTGATCAAGGCGCGGGATGACCTGGGGCTGGTCGAGCTGCTCGATCTGGTGCTGGAGCGCACGCACTTCCACGATGCGCTGCTGCGCGAGCACGGCGACGAAGAGGGCGAGAATCGCTGGGAGAACGTGATGGAGCTGCGGACGGTCGCCGCGCAGTACGCTAACTTCCCGCGTGAGGTGCAGCTCGATACGTTTCTGGAAGAAGTTGTGCTGGTCGCCGCCACCGACGATCTCGCGGTCGAGCAGGATGCCGTGACGCTGATCACGATGCATCAGGCCAAGGGCCTGGAGTATCCCAACGTATTTATCGTCGGGCTGGAAGAGGGGTTGCTGCCGCACTCGCGCTCGCTGGAAGATCCCGAACAGCTAGAGGAGGAGCGGCGGCTGCTCTACGTCGCGGCGACACGCGCCGGGCGGCGGCTGTATCTGTACTATGCCTTCAAGCGGCGGCTGTACGGACGCGAGAATATCAGCACGCCCTCACGCTTTCTGGCGGATATTCCCACGGACATGCTGCGCAAGACAGGCGACCGCGAGCGGACCGGCTTTGGGCAAAGCTCGATGTTTACCGGACGATCGTCGTTCGCCGCGAGAGCATCCTCAGGCGGCGGCAAGACGCGCGCGGCGACGGCCTGGGGCAGCACCGCCAAGAAGAATACGACGCCGCTCAAGCCCGCCGCAGACGCCAAGTTCCAGCCCGGCCAGAAGGTGCGACATGCGCAGTTCGGCGAGGGGATCGTCGTCTCGTCGAAGGTGCAGGGCGACGACGAAGAGGTGACGGTGGCGTTCGTCGGGCAGGGTGTCAAGCGGCTGCTTGCCGGATTCGCAAAGCTGGAGCCTGTGAAATCGTAGGGGCACAGCGGTGCCTTGCTCAGGGCGTGATGGATCATGCCCTGATATGCCTTGCCCTGATGGCTGGTAACGAATCTGCCCTCGGCACCTTTGCACCGCGCCGCATGCGCCAGATCAAGACCTGATCGCGCCAGAAGAGCGCCCGCCGCACGGTGTAGTACACCCAGCGGTAGAGCCTGCTGCGCCGTACGAAGTCATAATCGACCAGCACCACGCGGCATTCGGGCGCGTTGGTGAGCAGCAGGTTGTGCGACCGCAGCAGGTTGCGCTGCACCATAAAGCTCCACAGCCGCTCCGGGATCTTCCACGGCGAGCGCAGCCGCTTCCGCTCGGCGGCGCTGGTGCTCGTGCGACCGTACACGTCGGGCATGCTGCGCGTGCCTCGGTAGAAGCTGAGCGCCCGCCGAATGATCGCGCGAAGCTGCGCCGCGACCCGGTCGCGCTCGTCGGCGTTGAGCGTGCGGTAGTCGACGTCGTAGAGCGGGTGGGCGTGCGCGACGAACGGCTGAATCACCAGCACCTGCACGCGCTCGCTGCTGTCGCGGGCGAGCAGATAGTAGCTTGGAATGCTGTGCTCCTCGCCGATACACGCCGCGAACTGCTCTGCCGCCGCGCGCATCGTTTTGGCACAGTCCAGCGCCTCGGTGCGGCTGCCGCCCAGCTCGTGCTTGAGCTTCACGACATAGCGCTGGTCGTCGGTGCGATAAACCTCGGTTTCGTTGCCGCCCGCGATCCGCTCAAGGTAGAGGTCGCGGTCCACGGGCGCGAAAACATCGTCGGTGTGAAGTGTGGCTGTCATAGACTCCTGGTACACTAGCTCGATCGTGCGCTATGATAGACGATACGCACGCCGTGCTGGTTGCACCGCCAGGAGCGAGATCGTCGATCCGAGTGCGATCAAAGAGAGTCTGTCGGCAGCCGCCTCATGCGTCGGCTATGGGCGGAATCGCCGTTTCGGGCTTACAGAGCGCGGTGGACGAGCAGGGGCAGGCGGCGGCAGAGGGCGGGGTATGAGAAGTACTCCTGGCACGTGGGATGCTATAGGTCGCGCGTGTGTACGATGCCCAAGGAGGCGCGTACGAAAGGAGTAGTGCATGAGACGGAGACTGATCTCGTTGAGCTTACTGGCGGCATTGGCGCTCGGCGCGCTGACGGCCTGCGGAGAGACAGGCGGCACGGGTACCGGTACAGAGGCCAGTCCCGGCGGCACGATGGCTACTGCCACCACCGCACCATAGCATCGCAGACAGATCGGTTGCAGGGTGAGCATCATGCTCACCCTATTTTATTTTGTGGACATTCGTTAGGCGCTGATGGCGCGGATCTGCTTGGCTGGCTCGCTGCGGCGGTGCGGTCGGTACAGCTCGATCGCCGAGATCAGCCGGGCGGCAACCTCCTGCGGGCTGCCATGCCCATCGACCGGCGCGAGCAGGCCCACCTGCTGATAGTACGCGGCGAGGGGCGCGGTCTGCTCTTCATAGACTGTAAGGCGCTTCAAAATCACGGCGGGGGTATCGTCGGGGCGCTGGAACAGCTCGCCGTTACACGCGGGGCAGTTCGTGAGCGGCTTGTCGGGTGTTACGGTGTACGGCGCGTTGCACGAGCGGCACTCGCGGCGGCTCGACATGCGCTGCACAACCTCGTCGTGCTCCAGAATCGGCTGTACCACCACCGTCAGCGGACGATGCAGCTCATGCAGTATGTCGTCGAGGGCAGCGGCCTGCGCGGCAGTGCGTGGAAAGCCGTCGAGCAGAAAGCCGTGATCCTTAGGCAGCGCTTCGAGACGGCTGCGGACCAGCGCGATAATGACGTCGTCGCCGACAAGCTGGCCGCTCTCGATCGCGGCTTTGGCCTGCAAGCCCAGTGGCGTTTCGGCTGCGACTTCCGCGCGGAGTATATTGCCGGTTGAGAGTGTGACGAGCGGATAGCGTTTGCCCAGAAGCGCCGCCTGGGTACTCTTACCTACACCTGGGGGGCCGAGGAGAATGATGTTAACGGGCGCCATTGCCAGTCCTTTCTTCTCAGTCATGTCCATAGTAACAAAATCGGCAGTCTCCAACGACTGCCGGTAGAGTACTACGCATGATAACGCAAATTATGCGTTTCGTCTAGCCCTTTTTTAGACCAATTTTTGACAAAGTCTACTGAAGGCCCGCCGAGGCGCTCGTCAGGTGATGCTGCCTGGCGAAGGCGTCCCAGCTGGCCGTAGCCGTGGCGATCTGGCTGCGCGCCTCCTGTAGCCGCAGGGCAGCGCGATTTGCCAGCGTGACATCGTAGCTGCTGTAAAACTCCAGCATCTTATCAAGCGCCTCCTGTTCCATCGCCAGTCCATCCAGATACAGGCGATGAGTGTCGGAGATCTCCGTCGGCGCGACAACGGCGGTCAGCTTCTCGCGGCTCTGCTGCACCCGGTCGCGGAGCTGCTTGGTCGCGGTTGCGCGCTCGACCGTCGTGCGTCCGCCGTCGGTCGTGCTACGATAGGCGGTCGTCGCCTCCTGCAACACCTGCCGCTCGGCGCTGATCGTGTCGAAGTAGGCGCGTACCGTCGCCGGATCGGTGGGCTGCGCGGCGACGACAGCGGTTGGAACTGCCGTCTTTTTGATCGCCAGCGCCGTCGCGGTCGGCACCACTGCCTCGCGCGCCTCGATAAACGACGGCAGCGGCTGTGCCTGGATCACCACGCGCACGCCGAGCGTCGCGCCGATCAGCACGATCGGGATCAGCAGCAGCGCCCGCAGCGTCCAGAGCCAGGTCGATTGCCGGGCGCGCCACGCCGACCACCAGTTGTCGGGCGGGGTGGTGGTGAGCAGCAGCGTTCTGCTGGGCGCGGGCGGTGGCGCGCCCGCCTGCTGCGCCTGCCGCTCGATCCAGGCCAGGCCCTTCTGGGCACGCTCGTTTGCCGGATTGACGCCGAGCACCGCGCGCAGACAGAAGGCGACATCGCCGGGATCGTCCAGCACGCCGCTCAGCCACAGCCAGGCTTGCTCGTGCTGCGGATCGAGCTTGACGGCCTGCCGTAACAGCGAGGCGGCCAGTGTTTTCTGCCCGCCACGCGCCGCAGCGACGCCGCGCGTATAAAGCTGCTCGGCCTGCTGGCTAAAAATTTTGACGCCGCGCTCAGACATACGTTCTTACCGTCGAGTTCAACGTTTCAAGTTTCAAGTTTCAAGTTTCAAGTTCTAGCCCCGTCCCTTTGTGTGCCCAGAGGGCGCCCGTTCTTTGTTCCTTTGTTCCTCTCCAGGTGCCTCAATGATCGGGGAGATAGGTGTTGACGACGCGCTGCACCACCGATGGATTCTCGACCAACTGTTTGCGTACGACTTCCCAATTTTGCGGATCTTCGTTGCCGAGCCGCCAGATCGCGATGCCCGCCAGATCGAGCTGCTCGACGAGGTTCAGCTTGGCTTGCAGCGAGCGGTGATCGGCAAACCAGACCGTGCGGCGCTGCCCGTTGCGCCGATAGGTAAACCACGACTCCTCGATCGGGCCGCTGCTGTCGCGGGCGGCGAGATTCACATCCGGCTGGTAGATGTCGATCAGCCGCTGAATATCCGTCCAGGTCTGCGCAACGGCGTCCTCGCCCTCGCCCCAGTTGTAGCCGTAGAACGGAATGCCGATCTGGATCTTCTCCGGCGGCACCACCGAGCGCGCGTACTCGCCGACGGCTGCGACCCAGCTCATGGGCGCGATCGGGCCGGGACCGCCGCCGCGCCAGTGAAAGTCGTAGGTCATGATCCGCACCCGATCGCAGATCTCGCCGAGCAGCTTCCAGTCCTGAAAACCACCCAGCCCGCCGCCGTCGTCCGTCTTGGCATGGACCGCCACGGTCAGCAGCTTGCCCTCGGCCCGCAGCGCCGCCGATAGCTCCTGCATAAAGGTGCTGTACGCCTCGCGGCTGCTGGCCGGCAGCGACTCGTAATCGATGTCGATGCCGTCGTAGCCGTAGATGCGGACCTCGTGCATGATCGCGTCGATGTGCTGCTTGCGCCGCGCCGGGTCGCGCAGCAGCGGGACGATCGCTTCGGGAGCCATCACGTTATGGATCGTCGGCGTGACGAGCACATCGGCGGCGTGCGCGGCCTCGACCAGCTGCCGGTCGCGCGCGCCGATGTCGGGGATCAGCGCGCCGTTGGCGATGTTGGTGGTGTACCAGAAGGGGCTGACCTCGTCAAGGATGTCTTTGTTGGCGTCGAACGAGGCGCGTGCCCGCTCGGCGTCGAACGAGGTCGGCAGCCACGCGGCGATCGATCGCCCGGTCTTGGGATGGACCACCGAGATCGGGCGCGGCGTGGGCGCGGCGGGCGCTGGCTGCGCCGCAGCGGCAACAGTCGGCTGCGCCGTGGGCGTGGATGTGGGCGGGAGCGGCGTGGATGTGGGCGGGAAGAACGCGGCCTCAAGGCGGCGGCGCTCGATCACCACCTGGCGCTGCTGCCAGATCTGGATCGTATCGCTGACCAGGAGCGTCCAGAGCACGAACAGCAGCAGATAGCCGACCACGATCACTGGACGTGGCAGGATACTCAGGCGGCGTAGGCCGCTCTCAGACGCGATCCGTAAGCGTTGCACCATAACGCGGCGCAGGCTACCATAGCGCGAATCGCCCGTCAAGTCTCAGCGGCACCAACGGTCATGAATAGGGC comes from the Herpetosiphonaceae bacterium genome and includes:
- a CDS encoding STAS domain-containing protein — protein: MPFVAFWREHMDAFTDGLYHDVIRLLPTYARLPREDLIASIHSKARLWQELMETGDIGPTLERTRSVGQVRVTDHAPLIELVATSDLFRDHIWKLARQLYPPEAWPVDAMEQVQQWNRLDRNEVIATYSRVLQDAWAKLGERERELEQQRKVIQELSTPIVSIYEGIVLLPLVGHIDDRRAQEIIDSAMTRIVERQAEILILDITGVPKIDAAVAHELLKLAHAVKLIGAQTILVGISASIAQTVMQLGLDLHQLNMRADLADGIRHALACRGYAIHAVA
- a CDS encoding UvrD-helicase domain-containing protein; the encoded protein is MTGASRMLQLLNEPQQRAVQTLGGPVLVLAGPGSGKTRVLTHRIAYLIAEVGVDPHAILAVTFTNKAAKEMKERLSGLIGEELSKRLTVGTFHSVCIRLLRQDIEKLGWSQVFVEFPPNDATTHDALARLGALASVLIYDARAADGDPAARLRRAIVYRDSETVEQLLAGLARQGQVTVRSDIRQQLPPGVRDEAIRRGIITYRRDFTVYDDDDQMRLTRQVLKELNLDEKQYAPRAVHSAISRAKNELVGPVEFASFGRSYWDEIVARCYEAYQKRLQASNALDFDDLLGLTVRLFDSKPAILETYQKRFVHVLIDEYQDVNTVQYAFAKQISGHYRNLFAVGDEDQSVYAFRGANMRYVLQFEDDFPDAKVILLEQNYRSTQAILDVAASLINASDRRKRAKRLWTQNDKGVEVMLREAYNEDEEARLVCDEIERLRARGEAELKDCAVLYRTNAQSRALEEAFLTRGLRYRLVGGVRFYERKEIKDALAYLRLIANPFDSVSLERIIESTPGIGRQTIAALAAWAGDLGVPSYTALQLLDEESEGTKPPFSGRARSGLLSFLHLTDELIKARDDLGLVELLDLVLERTHFHDALLREHGDEEGENRWENVMELRTVAAQYANFPREVQLDTFLEEVVLVAATDDLAVEQDAVTLITMHQAKGLEYPNVFIVGLEEGLLPHSRSLEDPEQLEEERRLLYVAATRAGRRLYLYYAFKRRLYGRENISTPSRFLADIPTDMLRKTGDRERTGFGQSSMFTGRSSFAARASSGGGKTRAATAWGSTAKKNTTPLKPAADAKFQPGQKVRHAQFGEGIVVSSKVQGDDEEVTVAFVGQGVKRLLAGFAKLEPVKS
- a CDS encoding adenylate kinase, with the protein product MAPVNIILLGPPGVGKSTQAALLGKRYPLVTLSTGNILRAEVAAETPLGLQAKAAIESGQLVGDDVIIALVRSRLEALPKDHGFLLDGFPRTAAQAAALDDILHELHRPLTVVVQPILEHDEVVQRMSSRRECRSCNAPYTVTPDKPLTNCPACNGELFQRPDDTPAVILKRLTVYEEQTAPLAAYYQQVGLLAPVDGHGSPQEVAARLISAIELYRPHRRSEPAKQIRAISA
- a CDS encoding glycosyl hydrolase family 18 protein; the protein is MVQRLRIASESGLRRLSILPRPVIVVGYLLLFVLWTLLVSDTIQIWQQRQVVIERRRLEAAFFPPTSTPLPPTSTPTAQPTVAAAAQPAPAAPTPRPISVVHPKTGRSIAAWLPTSFDAERARASFDANKDILDEVSPFWYTTNIANGALIPDIGARDRQLVEAAHAADVLVTPTIHNVMAPEAIVPLLRDPARRKQHIDAIMHEVRIYGYDGIDIDYESLPASSREAYSTFMQELSAALRAEGKLLTVAVHAKTDDGGGLGGFQDWKLLGEICDRVRIMTYDFHWRGGGPGPIAPMSWVAAVGEYARSVVPPEKIQIGIPFYGYNWGEGEDAVAQTWTDIQRLIDIYQPDVNLAARDSSGPIEESWFTYRRNGQRRTVWFADHRSLQAKLNLVEQLDLAGIAIWRLGNEDPQNWEVVRKQLVENPSVVQRVVNTYLPDH